Below is a window of Halolamina sp. CBA1230 DNA.
TGTCAGCCTCAACATCCTTCTTGCAGTGGATGTGGAGCATCCAGTCGCCGTTCGTGTAATGCAGTTCTGCCCCTGTGGTTTCGTACTGGTCCGAGAAGAAGTATTCAGCATGGGGCGTGTCTCGCTCCTCGTCGGGAAGCACGTAGTCGGCTTCAATACGACCGTCAACGGTCGCCAGCGACACGTACTCGTCGTGGAACGTGGCGGTGCGGTGGTCGTAGACGACGTGTGGGCTGGTAAAGTGGGGCTTCGACGCCTTCGTGCCCTGCTTCCACTTTTCGACCACGCTCTTGCAGGCTTCGGCGGCCTTGTTGCGAGCGGCTTGGACGTGGTTGCTGTGTAATGGCGTCTCGTCGCGCACGTCCTCGTAGGTGTCGTCGTGGAGCGTGGTCTTGCTCGTCGTGACGTACTCACCGTGGAAGGCGTGACGTGTTACGTAGTTGGCCGCCCAGAGAAACTCGTCTACGGTGTCTTCGAGGAGTGCGGCGTCGGTACTGTCCACGTCAAGCTTGACCGGGACAGTACGCCGCTTCTCCATACATCATATGTGTGCTTGGTAGTTCAAAAATATTGGGGGTCAACCCTGTCGTTGTCGGTGGATTATCGCACGGAGTGGACGCGCTTCCTCCCACCCCTGAAGGGGTGGGTTTCCGCGCTGTACCGCTATGAGCTCACAAAGCATCGCTCGATTGCAAATTCGTTCTCGAACCCGACGTCCAACTGGGGTGAAGGTGCTTGGAACCCGTCAGAGCCCCCATCGAAGTCCGGACATCGTGGCGAGAATGGCGATCATCAACACGAGTTCGACGAGACTCAACATCCCGTACTTCTTGTTCAGGGTGGCGAGGCGTTCGTGGTCGGTATCCCTGGCGACGATCTCGTCGAACATCCCGGCCGTGAACTTGTGCAGGGGGCCGAACCCCAGCACGAGCAGTGCGATCGCAAGGCCGAGTGCCGCCCACAGCGTGGGGCTTGGATTCGCCAAAAGCCCCATCATGCTCGCGAGACCGATCCCGGAGCCGATCACGCCCACGGAGACTGGCTCCATAAGGAGGTTCATTTTCGGGACGAATCCCTCCGCGAATTCGACGTTCGCTTCCTCCGAAAGACTCCCCATCACCGGGCCGAGAACGACGGCGCCGAGGACGCCAGTGCCGAACCAGAACGCACCCAGGAACAGGTGGACGGTGAACATGATGCGGACGTCGTTCGAGAGGTAGCCCAGAACGGGAAGGCCGAGGGGGACGAGGACAGCAGCCAGTGCGAATGGCCGACTTGCGGCGGCAATCATCAGTCGATATCGTTCCCGCGTGTTCGTTGGCCGATGTGCGTTGGACAGTGCCATGGAGTTTCGTCTCGCGTGATAGGTCAGTGATAGCGCCGCCAAAAAAGTGAGTGATGTGACATGCGAGAGGGAGGCGTTGGCAGCCGACGAATGTGACTGGCAACGACATTACCCAGCATACTTATGTGACTATCAGCTACAAGTTGGAGGCATCCATGTACGATCTAACCGGGTTCCAACGCGATCTCCTGTACGTTGTCGACGGGCGAGACGACCCACATGGGTTAGCGATCAAGGAAGAACTCGAGGAGTACTACGAATCGGAGATTCATCACGGGAGGCTGTACCCGAACCTGGACACACTGGTTGACAAGGGATTGGTAGAGAAAGGACAGTTGGACCGGCGGACGAACTACTACACGTTGACTGATCGTGGCCAGCGGGAGCTAGAGGCGCGACGAGAGTGGGAGAGTGAATACGTCAATCTCGATTAACCATTTCTCACTGGCGAAGCCGTGGGATTGCCGAGTAGCAGGGTGTCAGTCACGTACCAGTTCTCGGCCCGCCATTCAGCACCCGGAACACGTCCGGAACCAAGAATGTTTAGTTACAGACAACGGACGCCAACCTATGAGCCGCTATCCTCGATCTGTCCGTTCCTCGCGCGCAAAATGCATCCCATGTAACGCCCCGGCAGCTGAAACCGTCGACGGCGACTACGTCTGTGTCGAATGCGGGGAGGTCGTCATCGGGAGTCGGGACTGAAACGGCGACAGATCGGACGAGAGAGCCAGCGCGATTACTGCCGCAACCGATTTCGGGTCGAGTGACTACCCCTCGCTTCTCGATCCACTCCCTTCCCCGTACTGCCTGCTGACTTCACACGAAACAGTGGTGTGTCTGGGCCAGTCTGAGCGAGACGGTATCTGGATCACTCACCCAGACCCTGCAACATGACCGCCGCTCCCGACCGCAACCCTTTCCCCCAGTTGCCGAACACGAATACGCATGCAGGACCACCGCGTCCTCGTCACGGGCGGCGCCGGCTTCATCGGCTCGAACCTCGCGAACCACCTCGCCCAACAGAACGACGTCATCGCCGTCGACGACCAGTACCTCGGGACTCCCGAGAACCTCACTGACGACGTGGAGTTCGTCGACGCCTCCGTCGTCGACGACAACCTCCCCACTGACGTCGACGTCGTGTTCCACCTTGCCGCACTCTCCTCCTACAAAATGCACGAGGAGAACCCCGCGAAGGGCGCCCGCGTCAACGTCGAGGGGTTC
It encodes the following:
- a CDS encoding PadR family transcriptional regulator, which gives rise to MYDLTGFQRDLLYVVDGRDDPHGLAIKEELEEYYESEIHHGRLYPNLDTLVDKGLVEKGQLDRRTNYYTLTDRGQRELEARREWESEYVNLD